TGGGAAGCGGCCGACACCCTTCGCCAAGAAAGCTCGCTGGAAGTTACCGGTAAGGTCGTTGAAGACGAACGCAGCATCGGGGGATATGAACTCCAGGTGTCCGATATTAATGTTATTCAGGTCGCCGAAGATTATCCCATTACCCCTAAGGAACACGGCGTTGAATTCTTGATGGAGAATCGACACCTGTGGCTACGCAGTCAGAAGCAGTGGGCGGCAATGCGGGTACGTAATGAGATTATATATGCCATCCATACTTTTTTTCAGGAGCGTGGTTTTGTTCAAATGGATGCTCCCATCTTTACAGGAAACGCGGCCGAAGGAACCACCAATCTTTTTGAAACCGAATATTTTGATGAAAAAGCGTATCTGACTCAGTCAGGGCAGCTTTATGGTGAAGCAATGGCGATGGCTCACGGACTGATTTATACGTTTGGTCCTACCTTCCGGGCTGAAAAAAGCAAAACACGCCGGCATCTTACAGAATTCTGGATGATAGAACCTGAGATGGCTTTTTATGACCTGAACATGGATATGGACCTCGCGGAAGATTTTATCAAATTTATTGTAAAGCAGGTAGTGGAACGCCGTTCTGAAGAACTGGAAATTTTGGAACGGGATACCGAAAATCTTGAGAAAACCATTTCCGATGATTTCCCACGCATATCGTACAGTGAAGCCGTAGAAACCCTTAAAAGTGAAGAAACGGCCCAAATGCTGGATGAAATGGCGGAATCCAGAAAGCAAGAGCGCAAAGAACTGATGGAAGAGCGTGAGGAAATTGAGAAAGAACATGGGTCGGCGAAAAAGTGGAGAAAAGCACAGATAGATCAGCGTATCAAGGAGATCGCAGGCAGGGTTGACCAGATTGAGGAAGATCTGCGAAATATCCCTACCTGGAAACAGTCGGCCCTGAACTTTGAATGGGGAGAGGATTTCGGTGGAAGTGACGAAACAATTCTCACCATGAAATATGAGACTCCAATTATAGTTCACAGGTATCCGGCAGAGATTAAGGCCTTCTACATGAAACGGGACCCTGAAGATAATAAGCTTGCCTTAGCTATGGACGTACTTGCACCGGAAGGGTATGGTGAGATCATCGGTGGTAGTGAACGCGAGGATAGCCTGGAAGTCCTTAAAAAGCGTATAAAAGGACATAATCTTCCTGAGGATGTTTTTAGTTGGTATACGGATCTGCGCAAATACGGCACCGTGCCGCACTCCGGTTTCGGACTTGGCCTGGAGAGAACCGTTGCCTGGTTATGCGGAATCAGCCACGTACGAGAAACTATTCCATTTCCCCGCATGATGGGAAGACTAACACCCTAGAAGAAATTTCAAAAGAACAAAACCCTGCCGAAGGCAATCCTTTGGAGAAAGCACAAACAAATTCAAAGCTTCAATATTGAATGCTTTAAAAGGTATATCATTACAATTTGGTTTAGAAATTGGAATTTAGGATTTGTTTGTCATTTGTAATTTGAATTTTGCTATTTAAACAATTTGGCTAAAAAAACGAGCATAGAACTTTATAACGAGGCCTTGCAAGACCTTAAGTCTGAAAGCCGCAAGCCTATCTATTTCTATTGCGGTGAAGAGGAGTTCTTCCTGGCCAAAATGCAGGAACATGTTGAAGAATTAATGCCTCCTGAGCATAAAGACTTCAATCTCGATATAATTTATGCGCGTGATAAAACACCTGAACAGGTGCTAGGCATTGCACGCAGCTACCCGATGATGGCCGACAAACGCATCGTCATTGTCAGGGATTTTCTGAGCCTTAATATTAGTTCCTACAACCAGACCGGAACAGGAGGGGGACTGGATGATTTTCTGCCTTATTTTGAACAGCCAAATCCGAACACCCTTCTGGTACTTTTTGACTCAAAAAAACCATCAGGTCGAACAAAGCTTGGCAAAGCTATCAATAGCAGCAAACAAGCCAAGCTTTATGAGTTCCAGGAAGTGCCCGACTATCGCCTTCCGGATTGGATCCTGGAATGGGTGCAAGACCATTATCAACAACAGATTGAGCCTGCTGCCGCACAGATGCTGGCCCAGTATGTAGGCAGCAATCTACAGCTACTGTCCACAGAAATAGATAAAGTGTGTACTTTTGTGGACACTTCTGAATCCATCAAAGAGAGCCACATAAAAAAAGTTATTGGCCTATATCGCGAATATTCGGTGTTTGAGCTAAAAGACGCCCTCATTGAACGCAATCTTGAAAACTCCCTCTTCATTGCGGAACAGATGTTGCAACAATCTAAAGCAGACACGGGAGAAATTATTCGATCCGTGGGGTTCTTTTACAATATGTTCTCAAACATCTGGCAGATTCGCCGTCTTATTTCCCAGGGTAATACAAAACAACAGGTCAAAAACTCCATGGGAATTAACAACAGCTGGTACTTCAACAAGCTGTGGGAAGACGCTTCATACTACAGACTTAATGATATGCCGGTTGTTTTTGAGGCACTGCTTGATGCAGACAGAGCTGCGAAAGGCTTTACTAAAATGGACCCCGCAACGATTCTTCTCCTGATGATCAAACGGATTATCAACTGAATTAATAAAATACGTTGGTGACCCCGTTTAACTATAACGGCAATATGTTAATCAGGGAATCTCACAGATGGAATCTATTTCCAAGAAAAAGTTGCAACAATGTTCCGATGAAGATCTAATGGAATATTTTCAAGCAGGGTACGAACAAGCATTTAATATTCTAGTCTCACGCTTCAAAGACAGGCTTCACAACTTCCTATACCGTTATACTCACGATCACCAGGATTGCGAGGATCTGGTACAGGAAACCTTCCTAAGAGTATACAGGAGCCGCCATTCTTACGAGCGAATAGCTAAATTCTCCACCTGGATGTATACCATTGCGCTTAATCTGGCAAAAAGCCTTTACAAAAAGAAAAAGCGTATGACGACGGTGACCATCCACAAGGATGACAGTGATCCGGAAGACCGCCCGATGAAACTGGAGGATAACGATATTCTGCAA
This is a stretch of genomic DNA from Halalkalibaculum roseum. It encodes these proteins:
- a CDS encoding asparagine--tRNA ligase, yielding MIYINKLSEHVDEEVTLKGWVYNYRSSKNLYFLELRDGSGICQCVVSKDDVSEDTWEAADTLRQESSLEVTGKVVEDERSIGGYELQVSDINVIQVAEDYPITPKEHGVEFLMENRHLWLRSQKQWAAMRVRNEIIYAIHTFFQERGFVQMDAPIFTGNAAEGTTNLFETEYFDEKAYLTQSGQLYGEAMAMAHGLIYTFGPTFRAEKSKTRRHLTEFWMIEPEMAFYDLNMDMDLAEDFIKFIVKQVVERRSEELEILERDTENLEKTISDDFPRISYSEAVETLKSEETAQMLDEMAESRKQERKELMEEREEIEKEHGSAKKWRKAQIDQRIKEIAGRVDQIEEDLRNIPTWKQSALNFEWGEDFGGSDETILTMKYETPIIVHRYPAEIKAFYMKRDPEDNKLALAMDVLAPEGYGEIIGGSEREDSLEVLKKRIKGHNLPEDVFSWYTDLRKYGTVPHSGFGLGLERTVAWLCGISHVRETIPFPRMMGRLTP
- the holA gene encoding DNA polymerase III subunit delta; protein product: MAKKTSIELYNEALQDLKSESRKPIYFYCGEEEFFLAKMQEHVEELMPPEHKDFNLDIIYARDKTPEQVLGIARSYPMMADKRIVIVRDFLSLNISSYNQTGTGGGLDDFLPYFEQPNPNTLLVLFDSKKPSGRTKLGKAINSSKQAKLYEFQEVPDYRLPDWILEWVQDHYQQQIEPAAAQMLAQYVGSNLQLLSTEIDKVCTFVDTSESIKESHIKKVIGLYREYSVFELKDALIERNLENSLFIAEQMLQQSKADTGEIIRSVGFFYNMFSNIWQIRRLISQGNTKQQVKNSMGINNSWYFNKLWEDASYYRLNDMPVVFEALLDADRAAKGFTKMDPATILLLMIKRIIN
- a CDS encoding sigma-70 family RNA polymerase sigma factor, with product MESISKKKLQQCSDEDLMEYFQAGYEQAFNILVSRFKDRLHNFLYRYTHDHQDCEDLVQETFLRVYRSRHSYERIAKFSTWMYTIALNLAKSLYKKKKRMTTVTIHKDDSDPEDRPMKLEDNDILQDDSLHEKMCMDHLEKALNKLSDDFKEVVVLRDVQQLAYDEIAEITDLPMGTVKSRINRGRAQLQDLLESYVYPETISA